In the genome of Aureimonas sp. OT7, one region contains:
- a CDS encoding ring-cleaving dioxygenase, which produces MQLTGIHHLTAVTADASGNHDFYTRVLGLRLVKKTVNQDDVSAYHLFYADGEANPGTDITFFDWPVERERRGTHSINRTGLRVAGRKALEYWVARLAQEGIANGGIVLRDGRSTIDFEDPEGQRLSLVDDGGAGPSTPWDASTVPAEFQIRGLGPITMSVPDASRTELVVKEVLGMRKAREYEGIDGAQTLVFEMGDGGPAAELHVAVEPNLPAARPGAGSVHHVAFRIPDGDYDAWTQRLAHLRLPQSGPVDRFYFKSLYFREPNGILFEIATDGPGFATDEPLETLGQSLSLPPFLEGRRAEIEAGLKPL; this is translated from the coding sequence ATGCAACTGACCGGAATTCATCATCTGACCGCCGTGACGGCGGATGCCAGCGGCAACCATGATTTCTACACGCGGGTCCTTGGCCTGCGCCTGGTGAAGAAGACGGTCAACCAGGACGATGTCAGCGCCTATCACCTTTTCTACGCCGATGGCGAGGCGAACCCCGGCACCGACATCACCTTCTTCGACTGGCCGGTCGAGCGGGAGCGGCGCGGTACCCACTCCATCAACCGCACCGGCCTGCGCGTCGCGGGGCGGAAGGCGCTGGAATACTGGGTCGCCCGTCTTGCGCAAGAGGGCATCGCCAATGGCGGCATCGTCCTGCGCGACGGCCGGTCGACGATCGACTTCGAAGACCCTGAGGGCCAGAGGCTGTCTCTTGTCGACGATGGCGGAGCGGGCCCGTCCACGCCATGGGATGCGTCCACCGTGCCGGCCGAGTTCCAGATCCGCGGCCTCGGGCCGATCACCATGAGCGTACCGGATGCAAGCCGGACGGAGCTGGTGGTCAAGGAGGTTCTCGGCATGCGCAAGGCGCGCGAATACGAGGGCATCGACGGCGCGCAGACGCTGGTCTTCGAGATGGGCGACGGCGGTCCCGCAGCGGAGCTGCACGTCGCCGTGGAGCCGAACCTGCCCGCGGCGCGGCCGGGGGCCGGCAGCGTGCATCACGTCGCCTTCCGCATTCCGGACGGGGATTATGATGCATGGACGCAGCGTCTGGCGCATCTGCGCCTGCCGCAAAGCGGGCCGGTGGACAGGTTCTACTTCAAGAGCCTCTACTTCCGCGAGCCGAACGGAATCCTGTTCGAGATCGCAACGGACGGGCCGGGCTTTGCGACAGACGAGCCGTTGGAAACCCTGGGGCAAAGCCTGTCCCTGCCGCCCTTCCTGGAGGGCCGGCGGGCCGAGATCGAAGCCGGCCTGAAGCCGCTTTGA
- a CDS encoding energy transducer TonB, with product MTRKGLHARSLESHGRLSALRWGAAGAVVLALHSSAAWYGLVRPPEAATPPGAPEAAVLIDLAPPAASQASAAVEGDVEEQPNEAEPLPEPPEPTPPEPVEEPQPEPEPQPEPEPEPEPEPEPEPEPEPEPEPEPEPEPEPVEEPEVVPPELPEMETQSDAILNAPRPTARPTPPPPVRQAQRERPRQETRRETRREQPQRQQPQRRPAASEASAASQGQRNREASQGSRASSVSPARWQSQVQARLNRFKRTPPGGGRGTVSIAFSMDGGGRLTGARVSRSAGNPVLDQAALQLVRRASPYPAPPGGNPVSLTVPIRFD from the coding sequence ATGACCCGCAAAGGCCTCCACGCACGCTCACTCGAAAGCCATGGGCGTCTGTCGGCGCTGCGCTGGGGTGCCGCCGGCGCCGTCGTGCTTGCGCTCCATTCCTCGGCCGCTTGGTACGGCCTGGTCCGGCCGCCCGAAGCGGCCACGCCGCCCGGTGCTCCGGAAGCGGCCGTGCTGATCGATCTCGCACCGCCGGCGGCCTCGCAGGCATCGGCAGCCGTCGAAGGGGACGTCGAGGAACAGCCGAACGAAGCCGAGCCCCTGCCCGAGCCTCCGGAACCGACACCCCCCGAGCCGGTGGAAGAGCCGCAGCCCGAACCGGAACCTCAACCCGAACCGGAACCAGAGCCGGAACCCGAACCCGAACCAGAGCCGGAACCCGAGCCTGAGCCTGAGCCTGAGCCCGAACCCGAGCCGGAGCCGGTCGAGGAACCGGAAGTCGTTCCGCCGGAATTGCCGGAGATGGAAACCCAGTCGGACGCGATCCTGAACGCGCCCCGGCCGACGGCACGCCCAACGCCGCCCCCTCCGGTGCGGCAGGCACAACGGGAGCGTCCGCGCCAGGAAACACGCCGGGAAACGCGGCGCGAGCAGCCGCAACGTCAGCAGCCGCAGCGGCGGCCGGCCGCGTCGGAGGCGTCGGCTGCCTCGCAGGGCCAGCGCAACCGCGAGGCCAGCCAAGGCTCTCGCGCGTCATCGGTGTCGCCGGCACGGTGGCAATCCCAGGTCCAGGCACGGTTGAACCGCTTCAAGCGGACACCGCCGGGCGGCGGCCGCGGCACCGTATCCATCGCGTTCAGCATGGATGGCGGCGGCCGGTTGACGGGCGCGCGTGTTTCCCGCTCAGCGGGCAACCCGGTGCTCGACCAGGCCGCGTTGCAGCTTGTGCGCCGTGCCAGCCCCTATCCGGCGCCTCCGGGCGGCAACCCTGTATCCCTGACAGTGCCCATCCGCTTCGACTGA
- the exbB gene encoding tonB-system energizer ExbB, which yields MIERIRAGALALSLTLAAGTAFAQQDGTPTPPAAPQAPASVETAPAQPVQPTQPAQPVQPVQQAQPVQQAQPVQQAQPVQQTPSSAAPATTVSPAPATATTATPLEPVAEQNPALPHDLSPWGMFMAADWVVKGVMIGLAFASLVTWTIWLAKALELRLAMRKATRSVRQIEAAPELSSLEAGRSGALRRGPVAAILQTAQDELARSGGLPADGVKERVAIAVSRIEARAGRSMTKGTGVLATIGATAPFVGLFGTVWGIMNSFIGISQANTTNLAVVAPGIAEALLATAIGLVAAIPAVIIYNSFARSTAGYRALLADGSAAVMQHLSRGLDRRDAAGTPNRFHAAAE from the coding sequence ATGATCGAACGAATCCGCGCAGGCGCTCTTGCCCTGTCCCTCACCCTGGCCGCAGGCACGGCATTCGCCCAGCAGGACGGTACTCCGACGCCGCCGGCTGCGCCGCAGGCTCCGGCATCCGTCGAGACCGCGCCCGCGCAGCCCGTACAGCCCACGCAGCCTGCGCAGCCCGTACAGCCCGTACAGCAGGCGCAGCCAGTACAGCAGGCGCAGCCAGTACAGCAGGCGCAGCCCGTACAGCAGACGCCGTCGTCCGCCGCACCTGCAACGACGGTTTCCCCGGCCCCGGCCACCGCTACTACTGCGACGCCGCTGGAGCCGGTGGCAGAGCAGAACCCCGCGCTGCCGCACGATCTGTCGCCCTGGGGCATGTTCATGGCGGCCGACTGGGTGGTGAAGGGCGTGATGATCGGCCTGGCCTTCGCCTCTCTCGTGACCTGGACCATCTGGCTGGCCAAGGCGTTGGAGCTTCGTCTGGCCATGCGCAAGGCAACACGCAGCGTGCGCCAGATCGAGGCCGCGCCCGAGCTTTCCAGCCTGGAGGCCGGCCGCTCGGGCGCGCTGCGGCGCGGCCCGGTTGCCGCCATCCTGCAGACGGCGCAGGACGAGCTTGCCCGCTCCGGCGGCCTGCCTGCCGACGGCGTCAAGGAACGCGTGGCCATCGCCGTCTCCCGGATCGAGGCCCGCGCCGGCCGCTCGATGACGAAGGGCACGGGTGTACTTGCCACGATCGGTGCAACGGCCCCGTTCGTCGGGCTGTTCGGCACCGTCTGGGGCATCATGAACTCGTTCATCGGCATCAGCCAGGCCAACACGACCAACCTTGCGGTCGTCGCCCCTGGTATCGCCGAGGCGCTTCTGGCCACGGCCATCGGCCTTGTGGCGGCGATCCCGGCCGTCATCATCTATAACAGCTTCGCGCGCTCCACCGCAGGCTACCGCGCGCTCCTGGCCGACGGGTCCGCCGCGGTCATGCAGCATCTGTCGCGGGGGCTGGACCGGCGCGACGCCGCCGGGACGCCCAACCGGTTCCACGCGGCGGCGGAGTAA
- the exbD gene encoding TonB system transport protein ExbD, translated as MGVNLKESGGDDIGEMAEINVTPFIDVMLVLLIIFMVAAPLSTVDVPVDLPVSNARPADRPDEPVYLTVQDDLRLILGESELERTDLQARLDARTEGNREQRIFLRADGAVAYGDLMEVMNALRAAGYLKIALVGLEDTNAAAGAGEPAPQ; from the coding sequence ATGGGCGTGAACCTGAAGGAATCCGGCGGCGACGACATCGGCGAGATGGCCGAGATCAACGTGACGCCCTTCATCGACGTGATGCTGGTGCTGCTGATCATCTTCATGGTGGCCGCACCTCTGTCCACGGTCGACGTTCCCGTCGACCTGCCGGTATCCAACGCCCGTCCGGCGGACAGGCCGGATGAGCCGGTCTACCTGACCGTGCAGGACGATCTGCGGCTCATTCTGGGCGAGTCGGAACTGGAGAGAACCGATCTGCAGGCCCGGCTCGACGCGCGTACGGAAGGAAACCGCGAGCAGCGCATCTTCCTGCGCGCGGACGGGGCCGTGGCCTATGGCGACCTCATGGAAGTCATGAACGCGCTGCGCGCGGCGGGATACCTGAAAATCGCGCTTGTCGGGCTGGAAGATACCAACGCCGCGGCCGGCGCTGGAGAGCCCGCCCCGCAATGA